In the Burkholderia multivorans ATCC BAA-247 genome, GCCGCGCGGACCGTGACGTGGCGACGTCCGCGCGCCGCCTCGCGCGCGCCGAAAACCTGTGCGCAATCAACGACCTGCCTGGACAGCGAGCGTCGCCCTGCCCGCTGGCACGGTTCTTGAGCCATGGATCGCCGTTGTTCCATCCACCGTTCGAGGACATTCCCGTGACGCACTCTGCCGGCCTGGCGGTCGAAGGTTTTTTCGACCCGGCGACCCACACCGTCAGCTATCTGCTGCTCGACACCGCGACGCGCGCCTGCGCGCTGATCGACAGCGTGCTCGATTACGACCCGAAGTCCGGCCGCACGCGCACGGACAGCGCCGATCGGCTGATCGCGCGCGTCGCCGAACTCGGCGCGACCGTCCATTGGCTGCTGGAGACACACGTGCATGCCGATCACCTGTCGGCCGCGCCGTACCTGAAGGCGCGCGTCGGCGGGCAAATCGCGATCGGCGCACACGTTCGGCGCGTGCAGCACGTGTTCGGCGACCTCTTCAATGCGGGCCCCGACTTCGCGCGCGACGGCAGCCAGTTCGACGCGCTGCTCGACGACGGCGACACGCTCGTGCTCGGCACGCTGACGATCCGTGCACTGCACACACCCGGCCATACGCCCGCATGCATGACCTACTGCGTCGACGACGCGACGCAGCGCGCGGCATTCGTCGGCGATACGCTCTTCATGCCCGACTACGGCACGGCCCGCTGCGATTTTCCGGGCGGCGACGCGCGCACGCTGTACCGCTCGATCGCGCGCGTACTCGCGCTGCCGCCCGACACGCGGCTCTATCTGTGCCACGACTACCAGCCGGGCGGGCGCGATGTGCAGTTCGTGACGACCGTCGCCGA is a window encoding:
- a CDS encoding MBL fold metallo-hydrolase; its protein translation is MTHSAGLAVEGFFDPATHTVSYLLLDTATRACALIDSVLDYDPKSGRTRTDSADRLIARVAELGATVHWLLETHVHADHLSAAPYLKARVGGQIAIGAHVRRVQHVFGDLFNAGPDFARDGSQFDALLDDGDTLVLGTLTIRALHTPGHTPACMTYCVDDATQRAAFVGDTLFMPDYGTARCDFPGGDARTLYRSIARVLALPPDTRLYLCHDYQPGGRDVQFVTTVAEQRRANVHVKDGVTEDDFVAMRTARDATLEMPVLMLPSVQVNMRAGHLPEPENNGVRYLKIPLDAI